The following coding sequences lie in one Panicum virgatum strain AP13 chromosome 6N, P.virgatum_v5, whole genome shotgun sequence genomic window:
- the LOC120680233 gene encoding uncharacterized protein LOC120680233 translates to MATDAILETIKPRRSEDEQLPVTAAAAAGGAGAGARGGAGLRRRMSSLSVRFRPSLSSSAPFRRARSMPSVKALAAAGALRRWWEWGLGWVMARRPPFARGLGMSDDEAAALGGCHCRGTWRHVLYKVRAGARRLLGRDGRPLKAAAPQGFRYDSDSYAQNFDDGEA, encoded by the coding sequence ATGGCGACCGACGCGATCCTGGAGACGATCAAGCCGCGGCGGAGCGAGGACGAGCAGCTCCCGgtgaccgccgccgcggccgcgggcggtgccggcgccggagcccgcggcggcgccgggctgcGCCGCCGCATGTCGTCCCTCTCGGTGCGCTTCAggccgtcgctgtcgtcgtcggcgccgtTCCGGCGCGCGCGGTCGATGCCGTCCGTgaaggcgctggcggcggcgggcgcgctgcGGCGGTGGTGGGAGTGGGGGCTCGGGTGGGTGATGGCGCGGCGCCCGCCGTTCGCGCGCGGGCTGGGGATGAGCGACGACGAGGCCGCGGCGCTGGGCGGGTGCCACTGCCGCGGCACGTGGCGGCACGTCCTCTACAAGGTGCGCGCCGGGGCGCGGCGCCTGCTGGGCCGCGACGGCCGGCCGCTCAAGGCCGCCGCACCGCAGGGCTTCAGGTACGACTCCGACAGCTACGCGCAGAACTTCGACGACGGTGAGGCCTGA